Proteins encoded by one window of Shewanella avicenniae:
- a CDS encoding NAD(P)H-binding protein — protein sequence MKRIFIVGGNGKIARHLAPRLVQQGDVPVSLYRQLAQEADLKALGATPIFGDLQTLSPESLAELMHDCDVVVFSAGAGGKGGVETTTAIDGVGLEKSVEAAKLAGISRFIG from the coding sequence ATGAAACGGATATTTATTGTCGGCGGGAACGGCAAAATCGCCCGTCATCTGGCGCCAAGACTGGTTCAGCAGGGCGATGTGCCAGTCAGTTTGTATCGGCAGTTGGCGCAAGAAGCTGACTTGAAAGCCTTAGGAGCTACGCCAATCTTTGGCGATCTGCAAACGCTCAGTCCTGAGTCGCTGGCCGAGCTGATGCATGATTGTGACGTCGTGGTGTTTTCGGCGGGCGCGGGCGGTAAAGGCGGTGTAGAAACCACTACCGCCATCGACGGTGTTGGCTTAGAAAAGTCGGTGGAAGCTGCCAAACTGGCTGGCATCTCCCGATTTATCGGGTAG
- a CDS encoding AzlC family ABC transporter permease has translation MSTPNLSSPAPASGHGQDCPQDSASNKSEFWRGMKTSLPMTLGFVPFALVLGAQAVQKGFTVLQVPLMTGVNFAGGSEFTAISLWTSPPHLLLIVAMTFLVNSRHIIMGAAFMPFMRHLSKKQALPLLFLMCDEAWAIGITDCQKRKTMRLSVPFYLGVALCLYSTWVLFTGIGAAVGPLIGDVEQYGFDMAFTAVFLVLLKGMWRGITLCWPWFVSLIVAGILYHLLPGAWYVAGGTLAGIVAALFWGKR, from the coding sequence ATGAGTACACCCAACCTCAGTTCGCCGGCACCCGCTTCCGGCCATGGCCAAGATTGCCCCCAAGATAGCGCCAGCAATAAAAGTGAATTTTGGCGTGGTATGAAAACCTCGCTGCCGATGACGCTCGGGTTTGTGCCGTTTGCCTTGGTCCTCGGCGCGCAAGCGGTGCAAAAAGGCTTTACCGTGCTGCAAGTACCGCTGATGACTGGGGTGAACTTTGCCGGTGGCTCGGAGTTTACTGCCATCAGTTTGTGGACCTCGCCACCGCATCTGCTGTTGATTGTCGCCATGACCTTTTTGGTCAATAGTCGCCACATCATTATGGGCGCGGCTTTTATGCCGTTTATGCGCCACCTCAGTAAAAAGCAGGCGTTGCCGCTGCTGTTTTTAATGTGCGATGAAGCCTGGGCCATCGGCATTACTGACTGCCAAAAGCGTAAAACAATGCGCTTGAGTGTGCCGTTTTATCTTGGTGTTGCGCTGTGTTTGTACAGCACTTGGGTGCTATTTACTGGCATCGGCGCCGCGGTAGGGCCGCTGATTGGCGACGTGGAACAATACGGCTTTGATATGGCGTTTACCGCGGTATTTTTGGTGTTACTCAAAGGCATGTGGCGTGGCATCACCTTATGTTGGCCGTGGTTTGTCAGTCTTATAGTGGCGGGCATTTTGTATCATCTATTGCCGGGCGCTTGGTATGTGGCAGGTGGCACACTGGCAGGCATTGTCGCTGCACTGTTCTGGGGGAAACGCTGA
- a CDS encoding TonB-dependent receptor plug domain-containing protein codes for MKRISIIALAVAGQWAAPAVYAADAAANSNMEKISVVGSRIAMRTATDSVAPVDIITAEQLEATGLTETARALQFAAPSYSFPFSAVTDGSDAVRPANLRGLSPDHTLVLVNGKRYHSSALVHLSGTVGKGASNVDLNTIPMAAIKRIEILRDGAAAQYGSDAIAGVINVVLKDNRDGGMVTTQLGQTYEGDGEQWRIGANKGLSWSEDGYVNISLEAQHKNKTNRAGLDPRDQYPRLADGSRDPREATFDRQNFHVGDAEYDNLALFANGAQYFGENKFYFNGGISDRETHSGAFYRRALQDNNVPEIYPDGYLPILAPRIKDYSALVGYEFDLGKWHVDSSAGYGKNSFQYRVEDSLNASYGPDSQTSFDAGTLSTDEIDLTIDASRYFAFYNQSDIMLAVGAAWRQNGYEIEAGEEASYANGGYQNKPAGSQGFGGFTPESEVDESRHNTAVYAELENQLSEAIYWSAALRYEDYSDFGDKISWKLAGRYDFNDNFAIRATANTGFRAPSVQQLYFTNISTLFNPDPTTGQLVPTESGTFNNLSPVTQALQVGKLRPEESTSFSLGFVYTGDNGLTITLDSYQIDIDDRIVLSSSLRASDSDVVGAALAGTNAESARFFINAVDTRTRGVDLVVAQQFDLGSLGELKANIAYAYNNTDIQDIHLPEILDDLQGKLFDNIEQVRMTEATSHHTGSLGLTHHLGDFTTSLRASYFGPYTISYSSTGDKEYEGKTTVDLSVAYAATDTLTFTVGAQNLFDTYPEKRPSNNNYNGIFQYPLTNTPFGFNGGYYYAEATYRF; via the coding sequence ATGAAACGCATTTCGATTATCGCTCTGGCTGTTGCTGGCCAATGGGCTGCACCTGCCGTTTACGCCGCAGACGCTGCAGCAAACAGCAACATGGAAAAAATTTCGGTGGTGGGTTCGCGTATTGCGATGCGTACTGCCACAGACAGCGTTGCGCCGGTGGATATCATCACCGCTGAACAGCTGGAAGCCACTGGTTTGACTGAAACTGCCCGTGCACTGCAATTTGCTGCGCCGAGCTATAGTTTTCCATTTTCTGCGGTAACCGACGGTTCTGACGCGGTTCGCCCTGCCAACCTGCGTGGTCTGTCGCCTGATCATACTTTGGTGCTGGTCAACGGTAAGCGTTACCACAGTTCAGCACTTGTGCATTTGTCAGGTACTGTGGGTAAAGGTGCGTCAAACGTTGACTTGAACACCATCCCAATGGCGGCTATCAAACGCATTGAAATCCTGCGTGATGGCGCGGCGGCACAGTATGGTTCGGATGCGATTGCTGGCGTGATCAACGTGGTACTGAAAGACAACCGCGACGGCGGCATGGTGACCACTCAATTGGGCCAAACCTATGAGGGTGACGGCGAACAGTGGCGCATTGGTGCCAACAAAGGTTTGAGCTGGAGTGAAGATGGCTATGTGAACATCTCGCTGGAAGCACAACACAAAAACAAAACCAACCGTGCAGGTCTTGATCCTCGCGATCAATATCCTCGATTGGCCGACGGCAGTCGCGATCCACGTGAAGCGACATTTGATCGCCAAAACTTCCACGTCGGTGATGCGGAATACGACAACCTAGCGCTGTTTGCCAACGGTGCGCAGTACTTCGGTGAAAACAAATTCTATTTCAATGGTGGTATCAGCGACCGTGAAACCCACTCCGGTGCCTTTTATCGCCGCGCGTTGCAAGACAACAACGTACCGGAAATCTACCCAGACGGTTATTTGCCGATTCTGGCGCCACGCATCAAAGACTACTCAGCCTTGGTTGGTTACGAGTTTGACTTGGGTAAATGGCACGTCGATAGCTCCGCTGGTTACGGTAAAAACAGCTTCCAATACCGCGTAGAAGATTCATTGAACGCCTCTTATGGCCCAGACAGCCAAACCAGCTTTGATGCCGGTACCCTGTCGACTGATGAAATCGATTTGACTATTGATGCTTCACGTTATTTTGCCTTCTATAACCAATCCGACATCATGTTGGCGGTAGGTGCAGCATGGCGCCAAAACGGCTACGAAATTGAAGCTGGTGAAGAAGCGTCATATGCGAACGGCGGTTACCAAAACAAACCTGCAGGCAGCCAAGGTTTTGGTGGCTTTACCCCAGAATCTGAAGTGGACGAAAGCCGTCACAACACCGCTGTTTACGCTGAACTTGAAAACCAATTGAGCGAAGCTATCTATTGGTCTGCCGCGCTGCGTTATGAAGACTATTCCGACTTCGGTGACAAAATTAGCTGGAAACTGGCGGGTCGTTACGACTTCAACGACAACTTCGCAATTCGCGCTACAGCCAACACCGGTTTCCGTGCGCCAAGCGTGCAACAACTGTACTTTACTAACATCTCGACCCTGTTTAATCCAGACCCAACCACGGGGCAACTGGTGCCAACCGAGTCAGGTACGTTCAACAACTTGTCGCCTGTAACTCAAGCTCTGCAAGTGGGCAAACTGCGCCCTGAAGAGTCTACCTCGTTCAGTTTGGGCTTTGTTTACACCGGCGATAACGGTTTAACCATCACGCTGGATAGCTACCAGATTGATATTGATGATCGCATCGTGTTGTCGAGCTCACTGCGTGCCAGCGACTCTGATGTAGTCGGTGCGGCATTGGCGGGCACTAACGCTGAATCGGCGCGCTTCTTTATCAACGCGGTAGATACTCGTACCCGCGGCGTTGACTTAGTCGTGGCACAACAGTTTGACTTGGGTAGCCTTGGTGAGTTGAAAGCGAACATCGCTTACGCATACAACAACACTGATATTCAAGACATTCATTTGCCAGAAATTTTGGACGACTTGCAAGGCAAGCTGTTTGATAACATTGAGCAAGTGCGTATGACGGAAGCCACCTCACATCACACCGGTAGCCTTGGTTTGACTCACCACTTGGGTGACTTCACCACCAGCCTGCGTGCCAGCTATTTTGGCCCTTACACTATTTCGTACAGCAGCACTGGTGATAAAGAATATGAAGGCAAAACCACGGTTGATTTGTCTGTGGCCTATGCCGCAACGGATACTCTGACCTTTACAGTGGGTGCGCAAAACCTGTTTGACACCTACCCAGAGAAACGTCCGTCAAACAACAACTACAACGGTATCTTCCAGTACCCACTGACCAACACCCCATTTGGGTTTAATGGTGGCTACTACTACGCAGAAGCGACTTACCGTTTCTAA
- the uvrD gene encoding DNA helicase II, producing MDVSSLLDGLNEKQREAVGAPLSSMLVLAGAGSGKTRVLTHRIAWLMQVENQSPYSILAVTFTNKAAREMRERVEKVVGHNMSRMWIGTFHGLAHRLLRTHWQDANLPQNFQILDGDDQYRLIKRILKSLNLDEKHYPPRMVQNYICTQKDEGFRPKDIEAGPFPLEQKLKEVYQVYQEACDRAGLVDFSEILLRAYELWLYKPLILQHYRDRFQHILVDEFQDTNTIQYKWIQVLAGTTAHVMIVGDDDQSIYGWRGAQVENLHKFLRDFPGAETIRLEQNYRSTGNILKAANELIANNPGRLGKDLWTQDADGEPIAVYSAFNELDEARFIVGRISDWQDMGNDLSDCAILYRSNAQSRVLEEALLHKGLPYKIYGGLRFFERQEIKDAMGYLRLMANHDDDAAFERVVNTPTRGIGDRTLEILRTTARQHGITLWQTALQALDKKLLSGRAATAVQNFLDLVVTMARETEEMALYRMVDHVSQASGLKTMYEQEKGEKAQSRVENLEELVTAARTFEVPEELLDMGELNAFLSHAALEAGEGQADANADAVQLMTLHTAKGLEFPVVFMAGVEEGLFPSQLTLEEGDRLEEERRLCYVGMTRAMQQLYITYAESRRIYGRENYSRPSRFIKELPPECIREVRLKAQVSTPAFSTRFSQSSNTQTGDSGFRHGARVRHFKFGEGTVVNSEGTGAQSRVQVNFDDFGSKWLVVAYAKLESV from the coding sequence ATGGACGTATCTTCTTTACTTGATGGCCTAAATGAGAAACAGCGCGAGGCAGTTGGTGCGCCGCTCTCCAGCATGTTGGTGCTGGCGGGGGCCGGCTCAGGCAAAACGCGGGTGTTAACTCATCGTATTGCATGGCTGATGCAGGTAGAGAACCAAAGTCCGTACTCGATTTTGGCGGTAACTTTTACCAACAAAGCCGCGCGCGAGATGCGCGAGCGGGTAGAGAAAGTGGTCGGCCACAACATGAGCCGGATGTGGATTGGTACGTTCCACGGCTTAGCGCACCGCTTGCTGCGCACCCATTGGCAGGACGCCAACCTACCGCAAAACTTCCAAATTTTGGATGGCGACGACCAATACCGGCTGATCAAACGCATCCTTAAAAGCCTTAATCTGGATGAAAAACACTATCCGCCGCGGATGGTGCAAAACTATATCTGCACTCAAAAAGATGAAGGCTTTCGCCCGAAAGATATCGAAGCGGGGCCGTTTCCGTTAGAGCAAAAGTTAAAAGAGGTGTATCAGGTTTACCAAGAGGCGTGCGACCGCGCTGGGTTGGTGGACTTCTCCGAAATTCTGCTGCGTGCTTATGAGTTGTGGTTATACAAGCCGCTGATTTTGCAGCACTACCGTGACCGCTTTCAGCATATTTTGGTGGACGAGTTTCAAGATACCAACACTATTCAGTACAAGTGGATTCAAGTACTAGCGGGCACTACTGCCCATGTGATGATCGTCGGTGATGATGACCAGTCGATTTACGGCTGGCGCGGCGCGCAGGTAGAAAACCTGCACAAATTCCTGAGAGATTTCCCCGGTGCTGAGACGATTCGGTTGGAGCAAAACTACCGCTCCACTGGCAACATTTTGAAAGCTGCCAACGAGCTGATCGCCAACAACCCCGGCCGTTTGGGTAAAGATCTGTGGACTCAAGATGCCGATGGCGAACCGATCGCCGTTTACAGTGCCTTTAACGAACTCGATGAAGCGCGCTTTATTGTCGGCCGAATTAGCGACTGGCAAGACATGGGCAATGATCTTAGCGATTGTGCCATTTTGTATCGTTCTAACGCGCAATCGCGGGTATTAGAAGAAGCCTTATTACACAAAGGCTTGCCCTACAAAATCTACGGTGGTTTGCGCTTCTTCGAGCGGCAAGAGATTAAAGATGCCATGGGCTATCTGCGCTTGATGGCCAATCATGATGATGATGCCGCATTTGAGCGGGTGGTAAATACGCCCACTCGCGGCATTGGCGATCGCACTTTGGAAATTCTGCGAACGACGGCACGGCAGCACGGCATTACGCTGTGGCAAACCGCATTGCAGGCGCTCGATAAAAAACTGCTCAGTGGCCGCGCCGCAACCGCGGTGCAAAACTTTCTCGATCTGGTTGTGACCATGGCGCGCGAAACGGAAGAGATGGCGCTGTATCGCATGGTGGACCATGTGTCGCAAGCCTCTGGCCTTAAGACCATGTACGAGCAGGAAAAGGGCGAGAAAGCACAAAGCCGGGTAGAAAACTTAGAAGAGTTAGTGACTGCCGCGCGTACCTTTGAAGTGCCAGAAGAGCTGCTCGATATGGGCGAGTTGAACGCATTTTTATCCCACGCCGCGTTGGAAGCGGGCGAAGGCCAAGCCGATGCCAACGCTGACGCAGTCCAGTTGATGACCTTGCACACTGCCAAAGGCTTGGAGTTCCCGGTAGTGTTTATGGCGGGGGTAGAAGAGGGCTTGTTTCCAAGTCAGTTGACGCTGGAAGAGGGCGATCGCTTAGAGGAAGAACGGCGCTTGTGTTACGTGGGCATGACCCGAGCGATGCAGCAGTTGTATATCACTTATGCCGAATCACGGCGGATTTATGGCCGTGAAAACTATTCACGCCCATCGCGTTTTATTAAAGAACTGCCGCCAGAATGTATTCGCGAAGTGCGCTTAAAAGCCCAAGTCAGTACACCAGCGTTCAGTACCCGTTTTAGCCAATCAAGCAACACTCAAACCGGTGATAGTGGCTTTAGACATGGTGCCAGAGTGCGTCACTTCAAGTTTGGCGAAGGAACTGTGGTCAATAGTGAGGGCACTGGCGCACAATCGCGGGTACAGGTGAATTTTGACGACTTCGGCAGTAAATGGTTGGTGGTGGCCTATGCTAAGTTGGAGTCTGTGTAG
- a CDS encoding fumarate reductase iron-sulfur subunit — MSHSRILTFNIFRYDPQQPGDKPSMKSYQLEETPGMTVFIALNRLRAEQDPSLQFDFVCRAGICGSCAMVINGFPTLACRTLTAKYPDGMITLMPLPGFELIGDLSVNTGKFMRELAERLKLWLHPDETGNDIHRIEKPMDPEEAAKLYELERCVECGVCVSACATAQMRDTFVGAVGMMKIARFELDSRDARSAEDFYHVIGTQDGVFGCMTLLGCQDNCPKDLPHMQQIAYLRRKMAGTLITISKA; from the coding sequence ATGAGCCATAGCCGTATCCTGACATTTAATATTTTTCGTTATGATCCGCAGCAGCCCGGTGATAAGCCGTCAATGAAGTCGTATCAGTTGGAAGAAACGCCGGGCATGACCGTGTTTATTGCGCTGAATCGTTTGCGTGCTGAGCAAGATCCTTCGTTGCAGTTTGACTTCGTCTGCCGTGCCGGCATTTGTGGCAGCTGCGCCATGGTGATCAACGGTTTTCCAACCTTGGCTTGTCGCACTCTGACGGCTAAATATCCCGACGGCATGATTACCCTGATGCCGTTGCCGGGCTTTGAGCTGATTGGTGACTTATCGGTGAACACCGGCAAGTTTATGCGCGAATTGGCCGAGCGGTTGAAGCTGTGGCTGCATCCTGATGAAACCGGCAACGATATTCACCGCATTGAAAAGCCGATGGATCCAGAAGAAGCCGCCAAACTCTACGAGTTAGAGCGTTGCGTCGAGTGCGGTGTCTGTGTATCCGCCTGTGCCACGGCGCAGATGCGCGATACCTTCGTTGGTGCGGTGGGGATGATGAAAATCGCCCGCTTTGAGCTGGATAGTCGAGATGCGCGCAGCGCGGAAGATTTTTACCATGTGATTGGTACTCAAGATGGTGTGTTTGGCTGTATGACGCTGCTGGGTTGCCAAGATAATTGCCCGAAAGATCTGCCGCATATGCAGCAGATTGCCTATCTGCGCCGCAAGATGGCGGGGACTTTGATTACCATCTCTAAAGCGTAA
- a CDS encoding AzlD family protein, with the protein MNPLENLVMQHLAVLTILAMGITTYLTRIIGYLALRNRSLNPRLERVMEVVPGCVLISVIAPVIFSGHITDIIAVAITFVAMLRFSLLPTVIIAIVATGLLRHWLG; encoded by the coding sequence ATGAATCCATTAGAAAATTTGGTCATGCAACACTTAGCAGTGCTGACCATTTTAGCCATGGGCATCACCACTTATCTAACCCGAATTATCGGCTACTTAGCGTTACGTAATCGCAGCCTTAATCCGCGTTTAGAGCGCGTGATGGAAGTGGTACCCGGCTGCGTGCTGATATCGGTCATCGCGCCAGTGATCTTCTCGGGTCACATCACCGATATCATCGCGGTTGCCATCACCTTTGTTGCCATGCTGCGCTTCTCGCTGTTACCAACGGTGATCATTGCGATTGTTGCCACCGGACTACTACGGCACTGGTTGGGGTAA
- a CDS encoding RNA-guided endonuclease InsQ/TnpB family protein gives MQRLQAYKFELIVTGEQQRQMRRFSGACRFVYNKALALQKERHEQGEKKLSAFELNNLLPQWKAVPETQWLSDSPSQTLQQSLKDLDRAYKNFFAKRADFPRFKKKGSGDSFRYPQGIKLEQGNNRIFLPKIGWCRYRNSRMVEGNIKNVTVSQSCGKWFAAIQTERDAAIPPPSGDMIGIDVGIARFATLSDGSFYEPRNSFKTLESALRKTQQAMSRKVKFSNNWKKAKAKVQRVHAKIGNSRRDYLHKTSSDISKNHAIVCIEDLQVKNMSKSASGTAEQQGRNVRAKSGLNKVILDQGWFEFRRQLDYKLAWNGGHLIAVPPKNTSQTCPCCGHISKDNRMTQARFACVECGFEENADVVGAINVLRAGHARLACEVSGATMPPAAGTHRSESGVYA, from the coding sequence ATGCAACGACTGCAAGCCTACAAATTCGAACTGATCGTCACTGGAGAACAACAGCGCCAGATGCGCCGTTTTTCCGGTGCCTGCCGGTTTGTCTATAACAAGGCGCTGGCGTTGCAAAAAGAGCGGCATGAACAGGGTGAAAAGAAACTCTCCGCTTTTGAATTGAACAACCTGTTACCACAATGGAAGGCAGTGCCAGAAACACAATGGCTGTCTGACTCACCTTCTCAAACACTGCAACAGTCGCTGAAAGATTTAGATCGGGCGTACAAAAACTTCTTTGCCAAACGTGCTGATTTTCCCCGTTTCAAAAAGAAAGGTTCAGGTGATAGTTTCCGTTACCCGCAGGGCATCAAGCTGGAGCAGGGAAATAATCGTATATTTCTGCCCAAAATCGGCTGGTGCCGTTACCGTAACAGTCGGATGGTAGAAGGTAATATTAAAAACGTCACGGTCAGTCAGTCGTGCGGCAAATGGTTTGCTGCTATTCAGACTGAACGTGACGCTGCTATTCCTCCACCTAGTGGCGATATGATAGGTATTGATGTGGGTATTGCTCGGTTCGCCACCTTGTCTGACGGTTCATTCTATGAACCACGCAACAGCTTCAAAACGCTGGAAAGCGCCTTGCGTAAAACGCAGCAGGCCATGAGCCGCAAGGTAAAATTCAGCAACAACTGGAAAAAGGCTAAAGCTAAAGTCCAGCGTGTCCATGCAAAAATCGGCAACAGCCGCCGTGACTACCTGCATAAAACTTCAAGCGACATTAGCAAAAACCACGCGATAGTCTGTATTGAAGATTTGCAGGTCAAAAACATGTCAAAATCAGCGTCAGGAACCGCAGAGCAACAGGGTCGGAATGTCAGAGCAAAGTCAGGACTGAATAAAGTCATCCTCGATCAAGGCTGGTTTGAGTTTCGTCGCCAGCTCGATTACAAGCTGGCATGGAATGGCGGCCACCTGATCGCCGTTCCGCCGAAAAACACCAGCCAGACATGCCCATGCTGTGGTCATATATCGAAAGATAACCGTATGACTCAAGCCCGCTTTGCCTGTGTGGAATGTGGCTTTGAAGAGAATGCCGATGTGGTCGGCGCGATCAACGTATTAAGGGCGGGACACGCCCGATTAGCCTGTGAAGTGAGTGGTGCAACAATGCCGCCAGCAGCAGGAACCCACCGAAGCGAGTCAGGCGTTTACGCTTAA
- a CDS encoding NAD(P)H-binding protein, which produces MSAFPEAGRGRVVSDTFEHYMKVKKAADVYLVNSGLDWLIVRPGTLTDAAATARINAGFAISYGTVSRDNVAATLAYLVAHDNLSQVIIELTDGDHSIEQALAPLAR; this is translated from the coding sequence GTGTCGGCGTTTCCAGAGGCTGGCCGAGGTCGCGTAGTCTCGGACACTTTTGAGCACTACATGAAAGTGAAAAAGGCGGCAGACGTTTACTTAGTTAACAGTGGCTTAGATTGGCTGATTGTGCGGCCAGGCACATTGACTGATGCTGCTGCAACCGCGCGAATTAATGCCGGATTTGCAATCAGTTATGGTACTGTGTCGCGCGATAACGTGGCGGCAACGCTGGCCTATTTGGTCGCGCACGATAACCTCAGCCAAGTGATTATCGAGCTGACAGACGGTGACCACAGCATTGAACAAGCGTTGGCTCCGTTGGCGCGTTAG
- the tnpA gene encoding IS200/IS605 family transposase, with protein sequence MEIKSDLRHGRHCVFKMHVHLVFVTKYRRNVFTKEVLDDLKIFFEKVCLDFESELVEFDGEDDHVHLLVNYPPKVAVSVLVNSLKGVSSRMIRKKNYPSIKMKLWGGALWSPSYFAGSCGGAPIEIIRQYIEQQQTPA encoded by the coding sequence ATGGAAATTAAAAGTGATTTAAGACATGGTAGACATTGTGTTTTTAAAATGCATGTCCATTTGGTCTTTGTGACAAAATACCGCCGCAACGTCTTTACCAAAGAAGTGCTGGATGATCTAAAAATCTTTTTTGAAAAGGTCTGTCTTGATTTTGAATCAGAGTTGGTTGAGTTCGATGGTGAGGATGATCATGTGCATTTACTGGTGAATTATCCGCCCAAAGTGGCGGTATCTGTATTGGTGAATAGTTTGAAAGGCGTTTCGAGCCGGATGATCCGAAAAAAGAATTACCCTTCGATCAAAATGAAACTTTGGGGCGGGGCGCTTTGGTCTCCCAGTTATTTTGCGGGCAGTTGTGGTGGTGCGCCAATTGAGATCATCCGGCAGTATATTGAGCAGCAACAAACTCCGGCGTAG
- the ubiA gene encoding 4-hydroxybenzoate octaprenyltransferase: MTLRDKLHAYARLARIDRPIGTFLLLWPCLMALMLASGGMPDLKVLVIFIVGVFVMRACGCIINDYADRKLDGHVERTKMRPLASGEVSVKEALLLFVVLGLLAFGLVLMLNPLVVKLSYIGIVLTVIYPFTKRFTNMPQMFLGVVWSWSIPMAYAAATGEVPAEAWWLFAANWCWTVAYDTMYAMVDREDDLRVGIKSTAILFGKHDREIIGLFQIAALACFMVAGFIAERGTLYLLGIVLFIGFGLYQQRLIHGRERAPCLKAFLNNNWAGMSLFVFLGMDYLLHTAAL, translated from the coding sequence ATGACACTCAGGGATAAGTTACATGCTTATGCGCGCTTAGCGCGTATCGACCGTCCAATCGGCACCTTTCTTTTATTATGGCCTTGCCTCATGGCGCTGATGTTAGCTTCAGGCGGTATGCCGGATCTCAAGGTGCTGGTCATCTTTATCGTTGGCGTGTTTGTCATGCGTGCCTGTGGTTGCATCATCAATGATTACGCCGATCGCAAGCTCGATGGCCATGTTGAACGCACCAAAATGCGCCCACTCGCCAGTGGCGAAGTCAGTGTTAAAGAAGCCTTGTTACTGTTTGTGGTGCTGGGGTTATTGGCTTTTGGCTTAGTGCTGATGCTCAATCCGCTGGTGGTAAAACTGTCGTACATCGGCATCGTGCTGACAGTGATTTACCCCTTCACCAAACGTTTTACCAATATGCCGCAGATGTTTTTGGGCGTGGTGTGGAGCTGGTCAATTCCGATGGCATACGCTGCGGCAACCGGTGAAGTGCCTGCCGAAGCCTGGTGGTTATTTGCCGCGAACTGGTGCTGGACTGTGGCCTATGACACCATGTACGCCATGGTCGATCGTGAAGATGACTTGCGCGTCGGCATCAAATCGACCGCGATTTTGTTCGGCAAACATGACCGTGAAATCATCGGTTTATTCCAAATTGCCGCGCTGGCGTGCTTTATGGTGGCGGGTTTTATCGCTGAACGTGGCACGCTTTATCTGCTCGGCATTGTGCTGTTTATCGGCTTTGGTTTGTACCAACAACGCTTGATCCATGGCCGTGAACGCGCCCCATGTTTAAAAGCCTTTTTAAACAACAACTGGGCTGGTATGTCACTGTTTGTGTTCCTCGGTATGGATTACCTCCTGCACACCGCCGCATTGTAA
- a CDS encoding YbaK/prolyl-tRNA synthetase associated domain-containing protein, producing the protein MLNSNVFQTIYQHLSEHNARFRVVEHPSAGRCEMVAQLRGTELGQGAKALLTHLKGNGVKRHVLAILPGDAQADLAKLASHFGARKASLASPAEMTELTGCVAGAIPPFSLHPALTLVAAPQLFSRYEEIAFNAGSLERSIILATDDYRRIAQPELVDFIRSSTD; encoded by the coding sequence ATGTTAAACTCGAACGTATTTCAAACAATTTATCAACACCTTAGCGAACATAATGCGCGCTTTCGGGTAGTCGAACACCCAAGTGCTGGGCGCTGTGAAATGGTGGCACAACTGCGCGGTACTGAGCTGGGGCAAGGCGCAAAAGCACTGCTGACACACCTCAAAGGTAACGGGGTTAAACGCCATGTGTTGGCCATTTTACCGGGCGATGCCCAAGCAGATTTAGCCAAATTGGCGAGTCACTTTGGTGCCAGAAAAGCTTCGCTCGCCAGCCCGGCAGAAATGACAGAACTCACCGGCTGTGTCGCTGGCGCCATTCCCCCCTTTAGCCTACATCCTGCCTTAACCTTGGTGGCGGCGCCGCAGCTGTTTAGCCGCTATGAGGAAATCGCGTTTAATGCCGGCAGCTTAGAGCGTTCAATCATTTTGGCGACCGACGATTACCGTCGTATCGCCCAACCCGAATTGGTTGATTTTATTCGTTCAAGCACCGACTAA